The following is a genomic window from Syntrophaceae bacterium.
TCTTGCGGACGGTGAACTGGGCACGGCTGTTGCCGCGGGTCTTCTTGATCACGACGCCCTCGAAGACCTGGATCCTCTCCTTGGAACCCTCGACGATCTTCACGTGGACCTTTACCGTGTCGCCGGGGCGGAAGTCGGGGATGTCCCCCCGCATCTGCTCCTTTTCGATGAAATCGATCTTATCCATGACAGCAAAACCTCCTGGTTCTCTTCTCGTATCGTGGCCCTCGCCGGCCCGCTTCCTGCGGTCGCCGGGGGCCGTCGGCGCAGCAGGCTCGACACAGCCTGCGCGTCAGGATTCCTTCTTCAGTTCATCGAGGATCTTCCGGTCCTTTTCC
Proteins encoded in this region:
- the rplS gene encoding 50S ribosomal protein L19 — translated: MDKIDFIEKEQMRGDIPDFRPGDTVKVHVKIVEGSKERIQVFEGVVIKKTRGNSRAQFTVRKISYGVGVERTFPLHSPVIDRVQIVTRGKVRRAKLFYLRGRKGKETKIKELDRH